The uncultured Fretibacterium sp. genome contains a region encoding:
- a CDS encoding sigma 54-interacting transcriptional regulator, with product MTASDSLPRHLAQGMPQLLNNVLLNYIHDSVTITDGRGILLNVSASCEENFGFDARDYIGKPIELLVQKGIFSPCVTLMVLEQGKKVTGRQPNKQGIQLFVTGIPIHDEEGAIVYVVSFSSWDIQSMEELEEKYLRIKRDLCRCSSENRALRSKLIELCPVVAESRAMKKLCEIVQRIAPYTVPVLITGESGVGKSYLARILHKESLRRTGPFIEINCRTIPGRILETELFGDPGYGAEKDWEEARMSALELAESGTLFISEVDNLPLDLQLRLVTLFKQTRDPSSSRDAEGASDLDVRLIASSQKDLKQMVQDGEFREELFYLLNTIPLEIPPLRERPDDTLALILHFLEKKNKAHKLNKRFTQQALDMLLDYNWPGNIREIESVIERVLLTSPDTVIQSSNIPDFIASYARNLNDKDFNLKNALEFYEKRIILQAFEQYKTTTATARALGISQPSVVRKLKKYNTNKGKKR from the coding sequence ATGACTGCTTCCGATTCCCTACCCCGCCATCTGGCGCAGGGAATGCCGCAGCTTCTCAACAATGTCCTGCTGAATTATATCCACGACAGCGTGACTATCACGGACGGTCGCGGCATATTGCTCAATGTCAGCGCTTCCTGCGAGGAAAATTTCGGCTTCGACGCCAGGGACTATATCGGCAAGCCCATCGAGCTTCTCGTGCAAAAGGGAATCTTCTCTCCCTGCGTCACGCTCATGGTGTTGGAACAGGGGAAGAAAGTGACGGGCAGGCAGCCCAACAAACAGGGAATCCAGCTTTTTGTCACGGGTATCCCCATACATGACGAAGAGGGAGCTATTGTCTATGTCGTCTCCTTTTCCTCCTGGGACATTCAATCGATGGAGGAGCTGGAGGAAAAGTATCTGCGCATTAAAAGGGATTTATGCCGCTGCTCCAGCGAGAACAGGGCCCTGCGCTCAAAGCTCATCGAGCTCTGCCCCGTTGTCGCGGAGAGCCGCGCCATGAAAAAACTCTGTGAGATCGTACAGCGCATCGCTCCCTACACGGTTCCCGTTTTAATCACCGGCGAATCGGGGGTGGGAAAGAGCTATCTGGCCAGGATCCTGCACAAGGAAAGCCTCCGCCGCACCGGCCCTTTCATCGAGATCAACTGCCGCACCATCCCCGGACGCATCCTGGAGACGGAGCTTTTTGGGGACCCGGGATACGGCGCCGAAAAAGATTGGGAAGAGGCCAGGATGAGCGCCCTGGAACTTGCCGAATCGGGGACGCTTTTTATCAGCGAGGTGGACAACCTTCCCCTCGATCTTCAGCTGCGGCTGGTAACGCTTTTCAAACAAACGCGCGACCCGTCCTCCTCCAGGGATGCGGAAGGGGCAAGCGACCTCGACGTTCGCCTCATCGCCTCCTCTCAAAAGGATCTGAAGCAAATGGTTCAGGATGGCGAGTTCCGAGAGGAGCTGTTCTACCTTCTCAACACCATTCCCCTGGAAATTCCCCCCCTTCGCGAACGTCCGGATGACACCCTGGCGCTGATACTCCACTTTCTGGAGAAGAAGAACAAGGCCCACAAGCTCAACAAACGCTTCACCCAACAGGCGCTGGACATGTTGCTGGACTACAATTGGCCCGGAAACATACGGGAAATAGAAAGCGTCATCGAACGCGTGCTCCTGACGAGCCCCGACACGGTGATACAGAGCTCCAATATTCCGGACTTCATCGCCTCGTACGCCCGGAACCTGAACGACAAGGACTTCAATCTGAAGAACGCTCTGGAGTTCTACGAGAAAAGGATCATTCTGCAGGCCTTCGAGCAATATAAAACGACGACGGCCACGGCACGCGCCCTGGGAATCAGCCAGCCCTCCGTCGTGAGAAAGCTGAAAAAATACAACACGAACAAGGGTAAGAAGAGGTAG